The Doryrhamphus excisus isolate RoL2022-K1 chromosome 22, RoL_Dexc_1.0, whole genome shotgun sequence genome segment tTTTTCAATTCAGCTATTCAATACATATATTCTAGATGGCAGAAAAGggcaaatatattcatatacataCTCATATATACTCATATTTATTGTGAGAATAAGCTACTTTTTCAAATCAGCCAGACAAATTAAAGAACTTGAACattaggtttttgtttttttagttcgAGTTAATttcctagatcaggggtctcaaacacgcggcccgtgggccaaatgtggcccgcaggacactagtttgaggcccccaccttgatatgaaagtttaatgttggtgcggcccgcgcaagtttgatatggatgctgtatggtatcatgtacccagaaaaaattattacgtttgattaatgttcatgttaaaggttaaataactgttaatagttatcctccctatccgtgtggaagtggtaattttatttatttttcatcttattttgtgtagaaaaataaaaagtaagatatttgagaacagtggaatgttttatcagagcttttattgtagaaaattggaaccaaagcaaagtttttaaattttttttgtttttaataaatgcgtttttttggggggggggtttaaaacctgatgcggcccagtctcacccagacctgagcgttgagtttgagacccctgtcctagattAACTGTGGTAAACTCATCTGTGGTATTTATGCTGACTCAGCAGTTTGATATTACACCATTGGTTCTGTTGGTGATGCGTTGTACAATATACCTGCTATTAATAACCATGTGGTCAGtactttccactttctcatgcacccaACAtgattaataacatttttaaaattaaaatagtgtgtgtttgaGGAGTAAAGACGTACAGACGGAGTGGCAGCAGAGGGCAGTCACACATCAGAGGGTTGTCCGCCAGGTTGATGACCTCCAAAGAGGTGAGTGGGTGGAGGTCAGGCACCTCCTCCAGCTGGTTGCCCTCCAGGAAGAGACTCCTCAAAGCTAATCCTGCCAGGGAGCTCTGTGACATCTTAATTGTGAGAGATGACGCCATGAAAACAACGCGGGAGTTTTAAAGTTCCGTGTGGAAAGCCACCAACTCCTACTCACCTTCTCCAGTCCCATATTATCCAAATAAAGCTCCCTCAGCGATCTTGCTAAAGGTTGGAAAGCGTTTGCTCCGACCCATCGAATGGCGTTTCGTGACAGCCTCAGGTCTTTCAGGTTCCCCGCCTTGCTCAGGGCTCCAGTGGGCACCTCCTTCAGCTTGTTTCCTGCCAGGTGGAGTGTATCCAGATGACTGGCCTGCTCCAAAGCCTTCGGAGATACGTGCTCGATACTGTTTCCACTGAGGTAGAGCGATCTGAGGCTCTCTGCGCCACCCAGAATGTTTTCCTCCAGCTTTGCGATGGAATTGTTCTCCAAATGGAGAGTGAGTAGCCCCGGAAGCAGTTTGAAGGCTCCTTTGGGGAAGATGGTGAAGCGATTCTTCTCCAAGTGGAGATAAGTGAGCTGAGCGAGGCCTGTAGAGGACACCCAAGGAAAAACCATAAACGTGAAACCagttttttcaagttgaaaatacCTTTAAAGGCGTCGGGGCTTAGGGCTGAGATGTCGTTCTCGGAGAGGTACAAGTAGATGAGGCCCTTCATGCCGCTGAAAGCTCCATCCTCGACATCCACGATCTTACAGCGCTGCAGGTGCAGTGACACCACCTGGGGAACGCCGGGGAAGCTGTTGCTCGGGATGTAGTGGAAATTGTTGCCGCGCAGGTCGAGGAGGCGCGTGTCGGGAGAGAAACCACGAGGAACTTTGGTGTGACCGCGGTTCTCGCAGGACGCGTGATGAGTCTCCGTCTGAAGGCAGGAACTTTTCAAAGTTTGTTTGTGGAGACCTCAACTGTCAACCAAAACATCTCTACTCACTTCACAGACGCAGTTAGCAGGACACTTGACCTTGCTCTCCGGCTCCTCGGTGGGTGGTGGAGCCCGTCGACTCGCCTCCTCGAACTCCGCCTTCAGCATGGCCTCCTGGCTCTGACACCGCAGCTCCTTGGGGTGGACGGCCTCCAGGTTCTCTCCAGAGAGATGTGAGGGTCCTGCACACGTCCCGATCAACTTCACCTTCCGGTTGATGGCCCACTCCCTGTACAAAAGTGCAAAGAAGATTCAGAGTGGGGTCTGTGGAAAACCGGTTTCCGGGTTACCTGAGCGGTCTCAGGTAGCAGTTGCAGTAAATGGGGTTCCCGGCCAGGTGGATCCGTGCCAGTTTCGGGTTGCCTTCATTGAAGGGTTGTATGACACGTAGCTGGTTGTGGCTGAGGTCCAAGTGGGTGAGGCTGGGGGACTGGGATAGAGCTGTGTTGGACAGGTCCTGGAGGGACATGTGGTCCAGGAAAAGGTGGGTTAGCTTGGCCATGGAGACCGACTCTTCACCCAGGTAAGTCATGGGGTTGTAGCTCAGATCCAGACGGGTCACTTCAGGTAATCTGGCTCAAAAGAGGGGattatttatgttttcattCAAGTAGTGCCATGCCGGCTATGACGCTTAGAGGTTTTCTAACCTGGTCATGGTCTCCGTGGGGAAAAACTGCAGTTCATTGTGGTCCAGACTGAGACGGTTGAGTGTGAACAAACCTGCAAAGGCCTCAATGTCTAAGTAATTTAGAGAGTTGTGACTCAGTCGAAGCCACTTGATGTTCTGCAGACCCTGTGAGGAGAAGACACCTGGTACATGACAGgaaaccaaacaggaagtagcctcCTTGCAGGTGTGCGTACCTGGAAGGCCATGTTGGGGATGTAGACAAGCTGGTTGTGGGAAAGGGAGAGCAGGTTGAGGAAGCCGAGCTGAGAGAAAGCGCCGGGTTGGATCTCCTCCACACGATTTCGCTCGATCATGAGCTGCTTCAGCGAGGACAGACCGTCAAAGGACTCCTGGATTCTCACAGACCAAAGAGAccgttattagttattagttattagaaTTCTGCATTTTTAGACTACGGAAAACAGACATTCTATTggctttattgcaggtttgaattctcTCACAacaaaaagccatagcatttcagtatgaggaatcaaactatgggatggattgcgTAAGACCctcaatgcacaacgatgagccagttcaagaaacaatagaagcagttgatggttgctaaatacaaggatgaagagtcttgaaccagtcatgatgtgctatatacgtcactatattgacacttactatggtacccattatgtcattggatgctcaaattaaattaaattaaattaaattaaattaaattaaattaaattaaattaaattaaattaaattaaattaaattgacttaaattatattaggaaagcaggaagtgaacaaatgtaacagttactgattgtaaaagtaccagatggaggggtaggatttaatgagctttgcttcttcctactccttttggacatgtggaactgggaactgattatgggatgcactcaattgtaatctgatgcatgttcaaatgaaattaaaccattaccataataaaaaGGCAAGCTACTAcaccaagctgaaactcaactctgaacccctgatcagatcacttcctgtctgccactcaCTCTTGTCTCCTCGGGAACACATTATAgcattatttacagtatgtcttaaatggctaatttcctcttattatgtccactgtattgggtaatacgagtttaaaagtgactataggggggttagttcatgtctagaggtctctaatcatgttttccAAAGGTCTTTAACAGGATTTTTATGCTATAACTAATAAACAAATTGACAGACAAACACAAATGATTTCCTTTTCCTAATTTAGTCAAGAATGCTGTGATGTAGACCAACATCCGTTCATACTCGCATACATACAGTAAGTCTTACAGGTGATGTTATTTGCGTGTGTGAGCCCACCTGGTAGAGAATGTCAATGTCGTTGTTTGCCAGGTTGAGGAAAACCAGGCGGCCGAGGCCTCGAAAGGCGCCTTCTTTCACCCTGCGGACGTTGCAGCGCTGCAGCGACAGGTAAGTCAGGTAAGGGGTATGTCTGAAAGCTCCAGTGGGGAGTTCCTGGATGTCGTTCCCTCGAAGATCCAGTTTGACCGTAATCTGCATCGGGAGGGAAAAGAAGAGCTGTTATTGGAAGTGGAGTTCTTAGTACAGTTGAGTATGTAGCATCTCACAAAGGTGAGTCGAGTATATCCCCACTtggtcattgttgttgttgtcttgttgttgacggaactagcataagtatgtgtatctaTGCACCTTGAAAAGAAGTTGCACtcgtgttttaaatcatcaaaataaggcaaaatatGGGAAGTATTTTATGTTATCATCAGTTtacttgttcttgcatgatcacagcataaTTTCATCAAATAATGAAACGCTGTTTCATAGTCTAAATAGATATATctcaatgacgtgcattgttaagCTTGCTTATATTAACTTGCTTTCTGGCGTTATACTGCactgcacagaaaaggaaaataaatatgtgttcattcattttctaccgctttttcctcacgagggtcgcgggggtgctggagcctatcccagctgtcttcaggtgagaggagggccaatcacagtgcacatgtagacaaacaaccattcacactcacattcatacctatggacaatttggagtcaagaattaacctagcatgtttttggaatgtgggaggaaataggagtacccggagagaacccacgcatgcacggggagaacatgcaaactccacacagagatggcagagggtggaattgaaccctggtctcctagctgtgaggtctgcgcgctaaccactagaccgctgtaatatgtgttcatgtttctttTAAAATACGTCATGGATCCGCGACCCAGCAGTTGAGAACCACTTCTTTAGTGTATCAAAAATGGGCATTTTTAGGGGTTTTGATGGGTGCATCCATCATTggtggggatctactgtacaaCCCTCACATTCCAGAAACCATACATGCCGAGAAGGTACCGGTTGCTGAAATGCGAGGGCTGCACTCACAGTGGTGAGATGTGTTTTCTCGTAAGCTCACGAAAGGGAAACCTCGTCCACTGTGGGAGGAACTTGGGTCAGGTTCTTGTTGATGCATGTCACTGTGAGCTGGATCTGGTCGCATTGGCACTGTTGCGGGCATTTTGCAGCAAACGCTGTCGGGAGGGAGAGGAGCGTGACGACGAGCAGTGGGACCCGAGGGGTGCCGGGAGAGAGGCAGGAGTACATCTGAAAGACAACGTTTTTAACAACATAATTCATTATAAAAACATTATCATCAGactttgtaaacaatataattctaatataaaaacacagatttttttGCGAAAATAACCATAAAAGCgaagtgaaaatatttgtaTCGACCCACCAACCCCTACATTGTGCAGGTTTCTAGGGTGAGGCTATAGGTTTGGACGGGTGCCACCTTGGCAAGATGGGCCTGCCCTAGTGTTCACTGGAATGCCTTAAAACCACATTCCCATGTCGGATCAACTGCCTTGATCCCCCAGAGTGGACATGGAAAGCTCCACATTATTACAGTCGGGAGAAAATATTCCTCCAGCTTCAAGATGATGGTAGGAGCTGACTTTACAgtgacatttcattattttgtgtttttatttttatttttttttggggggggggggggggggggggtagaaacTAGAGACGGAGGAATTTGAGCGCATCCCCCCCTGAGCTCATAGTGCAGACCGCAGAGGAGCATGCAGCCTTGCCTGTCCTGCACAAAGACGCCCACTGTCTCTCCCTGGCAGCCGCCAAAATGTGTTTCCcctcaaggtgtgtgtgtgtgtgtgcgtcagctCCAAAAGCTAATACTGCAAATGTCGGCATCATTTCAATACTGTACTACGTCAACACACAACCGGTACGGCCCAAACTGACAATGACACTTTTTACTTCTACATTTTTCTAATTCATTGAAATTgacgcagattctggaagatctagaaagctttctgtctgggttattgtgtgtagctgctctataggagtccagaactcaataaaaaagggccaaaaatgagcataataggtccactttgacaaaacttacataaatacaataagACAATTAAACacctatacagtatatgttaatattagggatgtccgatattgtccaactctcaatacCCGATACGTTACATGTGTAAAATAACATATCACctgtaatgaatgaacacatacgtGTTTCGGACAaactgatatcgggccgataattatcagacatccctagttaACATACTGCATGATATCAACACGCAAGCAACAAacaatataatcatatataatcTAACGACATCAACAACACAAACCCCCCATAGAGAATtgcaaaatttaattttatcacGCTAGGATCGACACGATACTGAGACCTCCCTTGGTATCTACATTGTCGATATTTGGATCAGAGGATGTATCCTCAGTGTTACAGGTTGGTTTAACCTGAAAACCGATTAAAAATTATCCTCAATCtggaaacatttaaaatttgtaTAAGTACCAAACACTTTTGGCTCcatgttgttattttattaggAGTCAtgctttaattcattcatacacCAAAAGGTTGTTGGaagcaaaaaattaaaaaatgagcaGCAGCTTCCTGGTAATAATAAACTTATTAGGCTTTCATTTGAGTTTTAAGAGAGCAGACTCACCTTGGTTCCGTCCAGTTGCTAGTGGGTTCTGTAGGCTGACTGTCTCCCCTGACTGTCCCTCATCCAAAACAAACTGGCTTTATCCCTCACTAGTCACTGACACGCCCCCCGCCCCGCGTCTGCGGTCTAAGTACACTTCCACGCTTGGCATTGCAGTAGTGCGTTTACACTGAGAATTACGGTAATGCAGTGCAGCCATGGACGCcgacaaaaaaacatcaaactgTGGAGTTATTTCGTgtaattaatgtttttaatctcacacaaaaaatgtttttttagtttatttactGATTCCGTACAACAGCCTGTTCCGGCATTGTTCCTTTCTGGGGAGTTACTTGAAGTTGAAGCCATGTTTGCGTGCTGTTTAAAGCAGTTGCATTGAGAAGTAGCTAAACATTACAATCATTTCCGATTAGCTTGCAAAGACAATAGCCCATTTGGGACAGCTACACTGCCAACAACTACGTaattaatgtactgtatatactgtaacacGGTGTGGAACAGCCCTTTTTCTATTTAAGTCCAAGAAGTACCACATTTCCTAACCCACGTCAAAATAACTACCTGCCAACTCCGAGGCTTAcctcgtcacttcctgtccgctctCCCTTTTCCTCCCCTAACCCCGGAACACATCTTTTCATGGcgacacatacataaacacaacacataacACCCCAAATGGTCATTAGAATATATTGTAGTAGTAAAGGGTATTTCACTTGTATAACGTTTTTCCACCTCCAAAacactcaaagcgctttgacactgttagcagCCCGAAACATTCAAGTTGTGAGATGACCACTCTACCGCCTCAGGATGTGCTGtaatcaaacaataaaaaaaaagtaatataatacatgaaaaaagttggTGTATTGAgatttttgtacaaaattaCATTCAACAAACATGATAATTGTAAATGCAATTACAGAATATTCAAGCCACTCTTCCTTCCATTTAAAGGCTGTTCATGGTGAAAAAGTGTGGAAACAAACATGCAAGTAACATAAGCGCACACTTTTCAGTAAGACTGACGGTGAAAGccaccattagcatgttaaacaGTAAACATGTGAAAATGATGCAGGATGATGCAGGTCCTTTCTTCGAGCTGTACGTCACCATACAAGCATGGGGGGGTTCCAGGCCAAGTGAAATGGCATTTTCATGATATGGATTACAGCTTCAAAGACATCTGTACATAATgtcaattatgactttatatcaaTCCATAGTGCAGCGGGTATGTGAATGTGATGTATCCCTTTAAGAATCAAAATAAGTGCATGCTTTGAAACAAGCACAATCTTGCAAAAGCTGCCCGTTTGCCGCCAACTTCCATCTGGACCTTTTCTTCTCCCACAAGAACCCAGAGGTTAGTCTGCAGGTATGTATTGTGTActttctataaaaaaatatacatctcTAGTatgaatacaattaaaaaaaaaaagatatcctGGAcagatttaattaaaaaaaagcagtggtTTTACAGGCTTCTATTGTGGAGGAATGATGAAGCCCAGTatcctgtgtgtgtggttgATCAACGTTGGTGGAGGCACCTCTTCTCCAAGGCGGAGGTTAATCTCTCCATGCTATTGCTGCATGTATCGAGAGCCTCGCGGTTCCTGCACGGTTACACATGATATAAAGACACTCACAGGGATCACGGCATTGCAATGATGTTTTTGTGGTTCCTACTTTGACAGGACGGTGTGAAGCAGGGAGGCGTGGTGCTGGGCGAAGTAGTCCTGCTGGATGCCATGTTCTAGACATAACAGCTGGCCTGCGACCAGTGACACTTTTTTCTTCTTGCCTTCTCCCTGACACGTGAAATGGAAATGAGAGGaagtcaataaaatacagtacatgcataccGGGACGAAGGAAATTTCCATAGTTTTACACTCAGGATAGTTCTAGTAGAAGTTCCTACTCGCAAACTCAAGGCTGATGgatgtacagtagatccccgctaTTCACGGGGCTCCCATGAATTGTTCAGAAAATGCCAATCAaggacacacacataaaaatgccTGTTTACTGTATGACTATGGGCTGATCCAGTATCAGTATCGGGTTACGATACCAGCATAATCCACGTAGCAGAGATGCAGCTACTTGCTTAAAAAGACACAGTCAGCATGACAGATAGGTTGGTAGCGATATCATACCTTGAGGATTCCCATGAGGACCAGCAGGGACGAGAGGAAGGTGTAGGCCTGGAAGGCTGAACCAGAGAGAAGCTTCCTCAACAGCGTGTCTGTGAGACAAAGACGTCTGGTCAGAAGACAGCGGGTAGGACGTATCGTATCACCTTCCAAAGACACATTGGACCCACAGAGATAAGCCATCTTATTCACCAAAAGTTTCCAGCACTGTGGTCTTGGTGACAGGTTCCTCGCTGTATAAAGAAGCCACTTTCAGAAGCACATCAGCAGACTTGTGTGGGTCCGCCGTGTCCACCTGAGGAAGCAATGTCATGTGTACacacaatgttttatttttttggggttAAATTCCTACCTCTGATAGCAGATGCTTCGTCATCTCTCCGAGCTGAAGAAGCTTCTCAGTGGATGGGGCGTGGAGGAAAGATAAGACTTCATCCTGAAGTAccacaatcacaaaaaaaacgctgcaattcttgtttttgttcctgTCACATACGTTATACTGTAAATGCTCTAATTGTAGCTAGCGCTTTTGTTTAATAagcaactttaataatgatttggagtgcattaGAAAGTAGCAAGGTGGCAGATATTGATGAACGGGCACTGTGCACCCCGGacagaaaaatatgaataaacactttttcatcCCACTGTATACATGATAGAAATGGAATGCCTGGCCTCTGATGTTCCGCACATGCAACAATAATTATAACCATTGCTAAATGAATACCTAAAATAAACCTAAATATTCCCATCTTTGAAAAAGGAGAAGAATATTAGAAGTGTCATCTTACTGGACAATGGGATTTGGAAGGACTGTCTTCATTTGTCGTTCCGTTTTCTGATCTAAACTCTTCTTTGTAGCAGCTGTCATCGTCGttatcatcgtcatcatcatcatcatcatcatcatgcccttcatcatcttcatcaggtCCCTCGTCGTCACTTGAGTGAGCGCAGAACGAGTTGGAATGAGAACCCTCAACGTACTTACCTCCTGCTTTGCACACAAACATTACCTGAGTGAAGCCAGCATGTCAGCTTTGTCTTGGCTCTCCATGGCTTCCCTGAGAGCCTCACAGCCATCCTCACCCAAAAAGTTCCCTGACACACATAAGTAATATTccgttttaaaaataataataattaaaaaaaattaccgcCTATGCTTGGTGTTTAGTCCATGTACCGTTCAAATCCACTTTCTCCATGTAAGGTTTTTCCATGACGGCCTGAGCCACCACGAGTGCCGCCGCCTCTTTGATCTCGCCAAAGGACAGATTCAACTCCTGAAGGTAGAGTAACACAACACGAGACCAGATTATCGTCATGGAGGTGTGAGTTTGGGTAGCAGGCTCACCTTGAGGATCGGCAACCCCTCTCTCAGAACTGCTGCGAGTGCGATGGCGCCTTCACAGCGGACCAAGCAGTCACCAAAGTTGATCACCTGGACGTTCCTCAGATGTCTCAGAGCCTGAAGCAGCGACAAGAGTAGAAAAAGCTGATCCACATCTCCATGGACAGGACTGGTgttagagttaaaaaaaaaaagcctcaccTGAGCCATAGCCAGTGCCCCTCTCTTCGTGAAGGTGTTGTCGTTGAGGTTGAGCACCCGCAGGTCTGGGTTGTGTCGCATGGCAGAAGCTAAAGCAGTGACTCCTGCATAGTTGATGCCGTTTTGGGGCATATGGACCTCCTCCAGACTTCCCATCAACTgagatggttttttttttaaattaatataagaCAACTAATAAGAGATTTCAATTCTTTCCAAATAGTACTTCACTGTACTTCATTGAGGGTaccatttgaaataaaaaaaaaacatgtatgcaGTTGCAATGTTCTGTCTTGTTAATTTGACTTAGCTGTATTTGATATCAATTTGTCTGCTATTGCACTCCTAAAATTGTGTTTATATGGAAAAATAACTTATTTATAAGCTGTTCCTAAAATTGATGCAGTTGTATCAGGTAAGTTGCATACTTATACATACCTGAAAGGCCTTGGCCAAGGCACTGGATCCTTCGTTTTCCAAACGGTTCCTCCCAGCGACAAATACTCTCAATGTGAGCGCAGATCCAGCAGCCACTGACCGTCTGTGGCACTCCATCAGTGCCTCAGCCAGGATCTACAGAAAGCACACAGCATTTCCATCATCGACACGCATTAACACAgctcagtgtgtgtttttt includes the following:
- the chadlb gene encoding chondroadherin-like b isoform X2 translates to MPATVPMRPDPAHSDMHQQEPDPSSSHSGRGFPFITVKLDLRGNDIQELPTGAFRHTPYLTYLSLQRCNVRRVKEGAFRGLGRLVFLNLANNDIDILYQESFDGLSSLKQLMIERNRVEEIQPGAFSQLGFLNLLSLSHNQLVYIPNMAFQGLQNIKWLRLSHNSLNYLDIEAFAGLFTLNRLSLDHNELQFFPTETMTRLPEVTRLDLSYNPMTYLGEESVSMAKLTHLFLDHMSLQDLSNTALSQSPSLTHLDLSHNQLRVIQPFNEGNPKLARIHLAGNPIYCNCYLRPLREWAINRKVKLIGTCAGPSHLSGENLEAVHPKELRCQSQEAMLKAEFEEASRRAPPPTEEPESKVKCPANCVCETETHHASCENRGHTKVPRGFSPDTRLLDLRGNNFHYIPSNSFPGVPQVVSLHLQRCKIVDVEDGAFSGMKGLIYLYLSENDISALSPDAFKGLAQLTYLHLEKNRFTIFPKGAFKLLPGLLTLHLENNSIAKLEENILGGAESLRSLYLSGNSIEHVSPKALEQASHLDTLHLAGNKLKEVPTGALSKAGNLKDLRLSRNAIRWVGANAFQPLARSLRELYLDNMGLEKMSQSSLAGLALRSLFLEGNQLEEVPDLHPLTSLEVINLADNPLMCDCPLLPLRLWIEKVNLKVRATCANPPELRGRRVKDVHVFKACPGGEGLPSAPSVAPRRAKTPKSTKPKPTHRSPIKRGMMPKPKSKLGKNGKLKAAKKSNQRGTA
- the chadlb gene encoding chondroadherin-like b isoform X1, which codes for MYSCLSPGTPRVPLLVVTLLSLPTAFAAKCPQQCQCDQIQLTVTCINKNLTQVPPTVDEITVKLDLRGNDIQELPTGAFRHTPYLTYLSLQRCNVRRVKEGAFRGLGRLVFLNLANNDIDILYQESFDGLSSLKQLMIERNRVEEIQPGAFSQLGFLNLLSLSHNQLVYIPNMAFQGLQNIKWLRLSHNSLNYLDIEAFAGLFTLNRLSLDHNELQFFPTETMTRLPEVTRLDLSYNPMTYLGEESVSMAKLTHLFLDHMSLQDLSNTALSQSPSLTHLDLSHNQLRVIQPFNEGNPKLARIHLAGNPIYCNCYLRPLREWAINRKVKLIGTCAGPSHLSGENLEAVHPKELRCQSQEAMLKAEFEEASRRAPPPTEEPESKVKCPANCVCETETHHASCENRGHTKVPRGFSPDTRLLDLRGNNFHYIPSNSFPGVPQVVSLHLQRCKIVDVEDGAFSGMKGLIYLYLSENDISALSPDAFKGLAQLTYLHLEKNRFTIFPKGAFKLLPGLLTLHLENNSIAKLEENILGGAESLRSLYLSGNSIEHVSPKALEQASHLDTLHLAGNKLKEVPTGALSKAGNLKDLRLSRNAIRWVGANAFQPLARSLRELYLDNMGLEKMSQSSLAGLALRSLFLEGNQLEEVPDLHPLTSLEVINLADNPLMCDCPLLPLRLWIEKVNLKVRATCANPPELRGRRVKDVHVFKACPGGEGLPSAPSVAPRRAKTPKSTKPKPTHRSPIKRGMMPKPKSKLGKNGKLKAAKKSNQRGTA
- the rangap1b gene encoding ran GTPase-activating protein 1b, producing MASDDIAQLVDALSKTHVGDGELSFKGLGMKLDNAESVEELVQEIEQCHDLRSLRLEGNTLGVEAASAIARSLESKDRLQRCYWSDLFTGRLRCEIPKALESLGSGLMIAGARLTVLDLSDNAFGPDGVHGMEQLLRSPTCHTLKELRLNNCGMGIGGGKILAEALMECHRRSVAAGSALTLRVFVAGRNRLENEGSSALAKAFQLMGSLEEVHMPQNGINYAGVTALASAMRHNPDLRVLNLNDNTFTKRGALAMAQALRHLRNVQVINFGDCLVRCEGAIALAAVLREGLPILKELNLSFGEIKEAAALVVAQAVMEKPYMEKVDLNGNFLGEDGCEALREAMESQDKADMLASLSDDEGPDEDDEGHDDDDDDDDDDNDDDSCYKEEFRSENGTTNEDSPSKSHCPDEVLSFLHAPSTEKLLQLGEMTKHLLSEVDTADPHKSADVLLKVASLYSEEPVTKTTVLETFDTLLRKLLSGSAFQAYTFLSSLLVLMGILKGEGKKKKVSLVAGQLLCLEHGIQQDYFAQHHASLLHTVLSKNREALDTCSNSMERLTSALEKRCLHQR